From a region of the Tursiops truncatus isolate mTurTru1 chromosome 13, mTurTru1.mat.Y, whole genome shotgun sequence genome:
- the CCDC92 gene encoding coiled-coil domain-containing protein 92 isoform X1, which produces MWIMYVRTVRAVDGQSRGQASLGGHAGAIRNVLGSEDPGHLDASMATANLENQLHSAQKNLLFLQREHASTLKGLHAEIRRLQQHCTDLTYELTLKSSDQTGDSSSRSSELKKRCEDLEAQLKLKEDENNELLTELEQKSAMVVVLENSIKERERRYLEELKVKSHKLGALSSELEQRAGTIAYLTSQLHATKRKLLSSGGTSDGSPAGSPALASYKPAPPKDRLPETPRRRMKKSLSAPLHPEFEEVYRFGAESRKLLLREPVDAMPDPTPFLLARESAEVHLVKERPLVIPPIASDRSAGEQPSPAREKPHRAHVGVAHRIHHATPAQAPPEVETLAVDQVNGGGKVARKHSGTDRTV; this is translated from the exons ATGTGGATAATGTATGTCAGGACTGTCAGAGCAGTAGATGGGCAGTCGAGAGGTCAGGCGTCCTTAGGTGGACATGCTGGAGCCATCAGAAACGTTCTAGGAAGCGAAGATCCAG gtCATCTGGATGCCAGCATGGCGACCGCAAACCTGGAGAACCAGCTGCACAGCGCGCAGAAGAACCTCTTGTTCCTTCAGCGGGAGCATGCCAGCACGCTCAAGGGGCTGCACGCTGAGATCAGGCGGCTGCAGCAACACTGCACAG ATTTAACGTATGAGCTGACACTTAAAAGTTCGGATCAGACAG GAGACAGCTCTTCTAGAAGCAGCGAACTCAAGAAAAGATGTGAAGACCTGGAGGCGCAGCTGAAGCTGAAGGAGGACGAGAACAACGAGCTGCTGACCGAGCTGGAGCAGAAGAGCGCGATGGTCGTCGTGCTGGAGAACAGCATCAAGGAGCGCGAGAGGCGGTACCTGGAGGAGCTGAAGGTGAAGAGCCACAAGCTGGGCGCGCTGAGCAGCGAGCTGGAGCAGCGCGCCGGCACCATCGCCTACCTGACGTCGCAGCTGCACGCCACCAAGAGGAAGCTCCTGAGCTCCGGCGGCACCTCGGACGGCAGCCCGGCCGGCAGCCCCGCGCTGGCCAGCTACAAGCCGGCCCCGCCCAAGGACAGGCTGCCCGAGACGCCCCGGCGCCGCATGAAGAAGAGCCTCTCGGCCCCGCTGCACCCGGAGTTCGAGGAGGTCTACAGATTCGGGGCCGAGAGCCGGAAACTGCTTCTGCGGGAGCCGGTGGACGCCATGCCCGACCCCACCCCGTTCCTGCTGGCCAGGGAGTCGGCCGAGGTCCACCTCGTCAAGGAGCGGCCCCTCGTCATCCCCCCCATAGCCTCGGACCGCAGCGCCGGCGAGCAGCCCAGCCCCGCCCGCGAGAAGCCGCACAGGGCGCACGTGGGCGTGGCGCACCGCATCCACCACGCGACCCCGGCGCAGGCCCCGCCCGAGGTGGAGACGCTGGCGGTGGACCAGGTGAACGGAGGCGGCAAGGTGGCGAGGAAGCACTCAGGGACGGACAGAACTGTGTGA
- the CCDC92 gene encoding coiled-coil domain-containing protein 92 isoform X2: MGVLPSVWPVGTAPILARGIATVGRGGRPRPPIPAQKVSLPSRAWPPCPRVLTPLPRLGLPGDSSSRSSELKKRCEDLEAQLKLKEDENNELLTELEQKSAMVVVLENSIKERERRYLEELKVKSHKLGALSSELEQRAGTIAYLTSQLHATKRKLLSSGGTSDGSPAGSPALASYKPAPPKDRLPETPRRRMKKSLSAPLHPEFEEVYRFGAESRKLLLREPVDAMPDPTPFLLARESAEVHLVKERPLVIPPIASDRSAGEQPSPAREKPHRAHVGVAHRIHHATPAQAPPEVETLAVDQVNGGGKVARKHSGTDRTV, translated from the coding sequence ATGGGGGTCCTACCCTCCGTGTGGCCTGTGGGCACCGCACCCATCTTGGCCAGGGGAATCGCCACCGTGGGGAGGGGGGGCCGGCCTAGACCCCCGATCCCCGCACAGAAggtctccctgccctccagggcctGGCCGCCCTGCCCTCGGGTTCTCACTCCGCTCCCTCGGCTTGGCCTTCCAGGAGACAGCTCTTCTAGAAGCAGCGAACTCAAGAAAAGATGTGAAGACCTGGAGGCGCAGCTGAAGCTGAAGGAGGACGAGAACAACGAGCTGCTGACCGAGCTGGAGCAGAAGAGCGCGATGGTCGTCGTGCTGGAGAACAGCATCAAGGAGCGCGAGAGGCGGTACCTGGAGGAGCTGAAGGTGAAGAGCCACAAGCTGGGCGCGCTGAGCAGCGAGCTGGAGCAGCGCGCCGGCACCATCGCCTACCTGACGTCGCAGCTGCACGCCACCAAGAGGAAGCTCCTGAGCTCCGGCGGCACCTCGGACGGCAGCCCGGCCGGCAGCCCCGCGCTGGCCAGCTACAAGCCGGCCCCGCCCAAGGACAGGCTGCCCGAGACGCCCCGGCGCCGCATGAAGAAGAGCCTCTCGGCCCCGCTGCACCCGGAGTTCGAGGAGGTCTACAGATTCGGGGCCGAGAGCCGGAAACTGCTTCTGCGGGAGCCGGTGGACGCCATGCCCGACCCCACCCCGTTCCTGCTGGCCAGGGAGTCGGCCGAGGTCCACCTCGTCAAGGAGCGGCCCCTCGTCATCCCCCCCATAGCCTCGGACCGCAGCGCCGGCGAGCAGCCCAGCCCCGCCCGCGAGAAGCCGCACAGGGCGCACGTGGGCGTGGCGCACCGCATCCACCACGCGACCCCGGCGCAGGCCCCGCCCGAGGTGGAGACGCTGGCGGTGGACCAGGTGAACGGAGGCGGCAAGGTGGCGAGGAAGCACTCAGGGACGGACAGAACTGTGTGA
- the CCDC92 gene encoding coiled-coil domain-containing protein 92 isoform X3 codes for MATANLENQLHSAQKNLLFLQREHASTLKGLHAEIRRLQQHCTDLTYELTLKSSDQTGDSSSRSSELKKRCEDLEAQLKLKEDENNELLTELEQKSAMVVVLENSIKERERRYLEELKVKSHKLGALSSELEQRAGTIAYLTSQLHATKRKLLSSGGTSDGSPAGSPALASYKPAPPKDRLPETPRRRMKKSLSAPLHPEFEEVYRFGAESRKLLLREPVDAMPDPTPFLLARESAEVHLVKERPLVIPPIASDRSAGEQPSPAREKPHRAHVGVAHRIHHATPAQAPPEVETLAVDQVNGGGKVARKHSGTDRTV; via the exons ATGGCGACCGCAAACCTGGAGAACCAGCTGCACAGCGCGCAGAAGAACCTCTTGTTCCTTCAGCGGGAGCATGCCAGCACGCTCAAGGGGCTGCACGCTGAGATCAGGCGGCTGCAGCAACACTGCACAG ATTTAACGTATGAGCTGACACTTAAAAGTTCGGATCAGACAG GAGACAGCTCTTCTAGAAGCAGCGAACTCAAGAAAAGATGTGAAGACCTGGAGGCGCAGCTGAAGCTGAAGGAGGACGAGAACAACGAGCTGCTGACCGAGCTGGAGCAGAAGAGCGCGATGGTCGTCGTGCTGGAGAACAGCATCAAGGAGCGCGAGAGGCGGTACCTGGAGGAGCTGAAGGTGAAGAGCCACAAGCTGGGCGCGCTGAGCAGCGAGCTGGAGCAGCGCGCCGGCACCATCGCCTACCTGACGTCGCAGCTGCACGCCACCAAGAGGAAGCTCCTGAGCTCCGGCGGCACCTCGGACGGCAGCCCGGCCGGCAGCCCCGCGCTGGCCAGCTACAAGCCGGCCCCGCCCAAGGACAGGCTGCCCGAGACGCCCCGGCGCCGCATGAAGAAGAGCCTCTCGGCCCCGCTGCACCCGGAGTTCGAGGAGGTCTACAGATTCGGGGCCGAGAGCCGGAAACTGCTTCTGCGGGAGCCGGTGGACGCCATGCCCGACCCCACCCCGTTCCTGCTGGCCAGGGAGTCGGCCGAGGTCCACCTCGTCAAGGAGCGGCCCCTCGTCATCCCCCCCATAGCCTCGGACCGCAGCGCCGGCGAGCAGCCCAGCCCCGCCCGCGAGAAGCCGCACAGGGCGCACGTGGGCGTGGCGCACCGCATCCACCACGCGACCCCGGCGCAGGCCCCGCCCGAGGTGGAGACGCTGGCGGTGGACCAGGTGAACGGAGGCGGCAAGGTGGCGAGGAAGCACTCAGGGACGGACAGAACTGTGTGA